TGATAGAGTGTTGACCATGGTGAAGGCTATTACTGATATGGGCCTTGAAGTTTGCTGTACTTTAGGAATGCTAAATGAAGAGCAAGCCGCTAAGCTTTATGATGCAGGACTCTATGCATATAACCATAACTTAGACAGCTCTCCGGAATTCTACCAAACCATCATCACGACACGAAGTTATCAAGAACGTCTAGATACTCTAGATGTCATTAATAAATCTGGAATTAGCACATGTTGTGGAGGGATTATAGGAATGGGAGAGTCTGTAGAGGACCGTTTAAAACTCCTCTACATGCTAGCTACAAGAGATCACATTCCCGAGTCTATCCCGATAAACATGCTCTATCCTATTGAGGGCACCCCCCTTCAAGATCAACCCCCCTTACCATTTTGGGAATTGTTAAGGACTATTGCTACAACGCGTATCGCATTCCCTCGTTCTATGGTACGCCTTGCTGCAGGAAGAGCTTTTCTCTCTATAGAGCAACAAACGCTATGTTTTCTTTGTGGAGCAAACTCTATCTTCTATGGAGAAAAACTCTTAACGGTACAGAATAACGATGTTGATGAAGATGCTGAAATGATCCAAACATTAGGGTTAATCCCTCGTCCTTCCTTTTCAATACAAAGAGGAAATCCCTCATGTCATTCCAGTGTTTCCTAAAAGATTCTTTAGAAAAACGCAAAGAGAATAACACCTACCGCAAGCTCATAAGTCTTCCTAACCTTAAGGACTTCACCTCTAACGACTACTTGGGATTTGCACGATCTCAAGAGCTTTGCACTGCCATTCTCCAAAAGTGTGCATCTACATCCTCACTGGGAGCTACGGGTTCTCGCCTTCTCACAGGACATTCCCAATACTACGAAGACCTTGAAAGTTCCATTGCACAAACCCATCATGCTGAAAACGCCCTTATTTTCAATTCCGGATACACGGCAAATTTAGGTCTCCTCTCTACCATAGCCTCCCCTGAAGATCGCTTTATTCATGATCTTTATATTCATGCTTCTATGCATGATGGTATTCGTTTAAGCAAGGCAAGAAGCTTTCCCTTTAGGCATAACGATATTCACCATCTGCAACAACGCCTAGAAACTCCCCATTCAGGAAGAACCTTTGTCTGTGTAGAGTCTGTGTATTCTCTTCATGGCTCTGTTGCTCCCCTCATAGAAATCCAAGAACTTTGTGAGCGCTATGAAGCACAATTAATTGTAGATGAAGCTCATGCTCTAGGAATCTTTGGAGATCATGGTGAAGGCCTCGTTACTATGTTAGGGTTGCAAGATAAAGTCCTTGCGACTCTCTATACCTTCGGTAAGGCTCTAGGGATGCACGGGGCTGCGATAGCATGTAGCACTACCTTAAAGCACTACTTAATTAACTTTTGTCGGCCCTTTATCTATACAACAGCGTTGCCTTCGAGCTCATTAATCTCCATAGACCTTGCATATCAGCATAACTATGATGCTGTTGAGCTACGTAAGCATCTTTCCTATCTGATATCATTTTTCCGACAACAAGCTGAAGAGTTAGGAATCTCCTTACCTAAAGGAAATGCACTCTCTCCAATACAATCTATTTGCATTCCTAGGGCATCGCGTATCCGTCAGGTTTCCCAATACCTACAAGAGAGCGGCTTTGATGTCAGGCCCATATTGAGTCCTACAGTAAGGCAAAACCAAGAGCTCTTGCGAATCTGCATCCATACATTTAATACCAAAGAGGAGATCTCTCAAGTCCTCCTCTTAATTTCACAGGCGTTATCATGCGTATCGTTGTTGTAGGGATTCATACAGAGGTTGGGAAAACCTTAGTCAGTGCAATTCTTACTAAAATGTTGCACGCAGAGTATTGGAAAGTCCTTCAAGCTGGCTCCTTAGACCAGACCGACAGTGCTACGGTTTCCCGTCTCTCTGGGGCCTACTGCCACCCCGAAGCGTATCAGTTCTCCTCTCCACTCTCCCCTCATCAAGCAGCACGGATAGATCAAATTCCTATAGATGTAGAGAAATTTTGTCTTCCGGAAACTTCTTCTCCTCTAATTATCGAAACTGCAGGGGGGATGCTCTCCCCCTGTGGAGAAACTCTCCTTCAGGGAGATGTTTTCGCTTCGTGGTCCTGCTCTTGGCTACTTGTAAGCAGGGCTTATCTCGGCAGCATCAATCATACACTGCTAACCCTAGAAGCTTTGCGCTCAAGAAAAATCCATGTTTTAGGAATGATTCTAAACAACTATTCTGAAGAGGAAGAGCTTTGGCTTCAGAAAATGACAGGGCTTCCCCTATTAGGGAGCCTCCGTCAAGAACAGGAAGTAACGCCTGAGCTTGTCCTCTCTTATGCTAATAACTGGAAAGAACTATGGTCTCGCACTTCACATCTAAAACAGCTTCTATCTGGCATCCCTTCTCTCAGCCAGGCATAGATCCCGATCCCGTTCTTATTTCTAGAGGAGAGGGTGCGTACCTCTACTCGGAATCTGGAGAAAGGTATCTTGATGCTATCTCCTCATGGTGGTGTAACTTACATGGACATGCCCATCCTTACATTGCACAACGATTAAGCGAGCAAGCATTTAACTTGGAGCATGTTATTTTTGCGAATTTCACCCACGCCCCAGCAAAGGAGTTAATCTCCAGACTAGCCTCTGTGCTTCCTGAAGTTCTTCAACACTTTTTCTTTTCAGATAACGGCTCTACAGCAATCGAGGTAGCGTTAAAAATTGCTATGCAATACTTCTATAATCTAGGAATCGAAAGACCTAAGATTGCAGCATTAACCCATGGTTATCACGGGGATACCTTCGGGGCAATGTCCGTATCACAACGGGAGCTATTTTCTACTCCTTTTACTCCCTGGCTATTCCCATGTGAGTCTCTTCTTCCTCCAAGTTATGGCCAAGAAGAGCGTGCTATTGCTCAAGCAGATAAGCTCTTTTCTCAAGGAAATATCGCTGCATTTATTTATGAGCCCATACTTCAAGGCGCTGGAGGAATGAGAATATATAACCCTGAAGGGCTCGATGCAATGCTAAGCAGTGCTAAACGCCATGGAGTAGTGTGCATCGCAGATGAGATTCTTACAGGATTTGGCCGCACAGGACCTATGTTTGCCTCAGAATATCTCAAAGTTTCTCCTGATATTCTATGTCTTTCCAAAGGCTTAACTGGAGGATTTCTTCCCTTAGCTCTTACCGTAACCACAGAAGAAATCCATCAAGCTTTTGTCTCCCGTGATAGAAAAAAGGCGCTCTTACATGGGCATACTTATACTGGCAACCCCCTGGGGTGCGCTGCTGCTCTTGCCTCTTTAGATCTTACGTTGTCCCCACAGTGCCTGCAGCAGCGATCCATGATTGAAAATTCTCATAAACGTTTTGTAGAAAAGTTTGGTTCCCATTGGTCACGATGTGAAAGCTTGGGAACAGTTCTTGTTGTAGACTTCCCAGAAGAACAAGCTACAACAAAATACTTTTCCAGATTTCGTGATTCCCTAAATCAGTTTTTCCTTGAGCGCCATCTTCTCCTCCGCCCTTTAGGGAACACCCTCTATGTCCTTCCTCCCTATTGTATCAAAGAAGAAGAACTTTCCTATATTTACTCTCAACTACAGGAGGCCTTATGCCTACAATCATAGAAAAAAAACAATTTCAGTCTCTTGCCTGTTATTGGCATCCAGTTCTTAAAAAGATTGTTTCCTCTGAGGAACTCCATGCAAAATGGGTAAATACCCTCTCATTCTTAGAAAATTGCGGAGCAAAAAAAATCTCTGCAAGTGAACATCCTGTAGAAGTAAAGGAGGCAGTGTTAAAACATGCCGCAGAGGAATTCCGCCATGCCCACTATTTAAAAGTTCAAATTCCTAGGGTGAGCTCTATACCTTTCCCGAGCTATGAAAAATCCAGCCTCCTTGGGGGACAAATTGCCAAGTATTACCTGCATCTTTTAGACTTAAGAATCAGCAAAGTGTTAAAGCACACCTACGGCTTATCAGGACAAACGCTAAAAAATACTGCCTATATCCTAGTCACTTTTGCTATAGAGCTTCGCGCTTCCGAACTCTATCCTCTTTACCACGAGATTTTAAAAGCCTCTTCAAGTAAGGTCTCAGTAAAATCCATAATTTTAGAAGAGCAAGGTCACCTTTCTATGATGGCTCAAGAGCTCGATATTCTCCCTTATGGAGAAGAGCTTCTTGAATATGCCTGTATTTTTGAAGCTGAGCTCTGCATGCAGCTCGTGAAAAACTTAGAAAAACTCTAATTTCTTAGACTATAAATACCACTTCAGGCAAGTTTATTCCCCTAAAACAAGGCTATGTACTTGTCTGAACGATGCGAACTTATAAGGTTTCCCCATCCTCTATTTGTGGAAATGTCCTCATTTCTCCATCAAAATCCCACTCTCTAAGAGCTATCCTCTTAGCTTCAGTCGCTCAAGGGACCTCAGAAATCCATAACTACCTGGTCTCTCCAGATACTGATGCTGTAATTCAAGCTTGTAGGCAGCTAGGAGCAAAAATAAAACGAACTCCAAAAACCTTATACATTTCTGGCACGTCATTCCCTATCTTCCCAGATCATACAGTGATTAATGCAGGAAACTCAGGAATTGCCCTGCGTTTCCTAACAGCATTAGCATGCATGTTTTCTAAAAACATTACCCTTACAGGCTCTCCCTACCTACAGCGTCGCCCTATGGCTCCCCTAATCCAAGCCCTTGAAAATTTTGGAGCTTCGTTTACTTTCTCTACACATGCTCCCCTTCCTTTTTCCTTAAATGGACCCTTGTGTTCGGGATATACTGATGTTGATGGCAGTGATTCCCAATTTGCCTCAGCTCTAGCCCTGGCCTGTTCCCTAGCGGAAGGTCCCTTTTCCTTCACCATCCTCAACCCTAAAGAACGACCTTGGTTTGCTCTTACCCTATGGTGGTTAGAGCAGCTCTCCCTTCCTTATACATGTTCAGAACATACGTATTCTTTCCCAGGAAACTCCCGCCCTTTAGGTTTTTCTCATACTGTATCGGGAGATTACAGTAGCGCTTCCTTTATCGCCGCTGCTGCAATTCTTTCTAAAAGCTCTCGCCCCACGCATCTTTACAACCTTAATCCCCGAGATATTCAAGGAGATAAGGAATTGTTGTTTTTACTAAAAAAACTCGGAGCTTCTATAGAATTTGATGCAGAGAAGCTCACGATCTTCCCTTCTTCCTTATCAGGAGGCTCTATAGATATGGATCTCTTCATCGACGCTCTTCCCATCCTTGCTGTGTTATGCTGCTCTGCTGATTCTCCTTCTCACCTATACAATGCACGAAGCGCAAGAAGTAAAGAAAGCGATCGTATAGAGACGATCACAGAAGAACTTCAAAAAATGGGAGCGTGTATACAACCCACCCATGATGGCCTTATCATTAATCCTGGACCTTTACATGGAGCTAAACTAAACTCCCATAACGACCATAGGATTGCTATGGCATTGACAATTGCAGCAATGAACGCTTCTGGAGAAAGTCTCATCTGCGATACCGATTGCGTGAGAAAATCCTTCCCGAAGTTTTCTCAGATTTTACAATCTCTAGGGGGAAAAATTTGTGAAGATATTTCTCTGTGGCCTTCCTACAAGTGGGAAATCGCTACTGGGCAAAGCCTTTGCTGACTTTTTATCTTATACTTTTTTTGACCTTGATGATCTCATCATCAAAAACTATGGAGAGGGAATACATACTACAACAGCAAAGATGTTCCTTGCTTATGGGAACGCAACCTTTTGCCATTGGGAAGCTCAGATATTGCACTCCATCCCAGATTACAATAGTGTTGTAGCTTTAGGAGGAGGCACTTTAATGCACAACGAAACCTATCAAGAAATCCGCAACAAAGGTCCCCTAGTGTTTCTTTCTCTTCCCTTACCTATAGTAAAGCAAAGACTCCAAACTCGAGGGCTACCGGAGAAACTCAAGGAAGAACAAGCCCAAAGTTCTCTGGAAGAAGCTTTGAAAAAACGCATAAAACATATGAAAACACTCGCTACACATACTTTCCTTATGGATACTGTCATCCTTTCAGATCCACATTCCCTAACAGATGCTTGTGCAGCACTCAGGACTTTACTCAACCTATGAAAAATCGTTTTGGCTCTCTATTTTCCTTCACTACCTGGGGAGAAGCTCATGGCCCCTCCATAGGTGTTGTGATTGATGGTTGCCCTGCAGGGATCCCTCTGACTCAAGAAGATTTCCTCCCTGCTATGGGAAGAAGAAGACCCGGAAGAGAAGGAACCTCACCAAGAAAAGAACCTGATGTTGTGCATATCCTCTCAGGAGTGTATCAGGGAGTTACTACCGGAACCCCCATCGCTCTACAGATCTTCAATATGGATGTGGACAGCTCCCCCTATGAAAAATATAAACATCTCTATCGCCCTGGGCATGGGCAATTTTCCTACGAGAGGAAATTTGGCATTGTCGATCCCTATGGAGGGGGAAGATCATCAGCACGAGAAACCGCATGTCGCGTTGCTGCTGGTGTTGTTGCAGCGAAGTTCCTCGCACACCTAGAGATTTATTCTTTAGCATATCTTTCAGAAATCGGCCCTCTAACCACAAGGGAGTTTTTCCCCTTCACAGAGGAACTCGCAAAATATATCCACAACTCCCCCTACAACTCCCCTCTGGAGGAAACAGAAATCCGAAAACTTCTCCACTCCCTAAAGGAAGAGAGAGATTCTCTAGGGGGAGTAGTTTCTTTCATTACTTCTCCCCTACACGAACCTCTTGGAGAACCCTTATTCGATAAGATACAAGCACTTTTAGCCCATGCAATGATGAGCATTCCCGCAGCAAAGGGCTTTGAAATCGGCTTGGGATTTGCCTCCGCAGCTATGCGCGGCTCCCAATATACTGATCCCTTCGTACTGGGGAATGATGGAGCCATCTCCTTACTTACTAACCACTGTGGAGGAACTTTAGGAGGAATTACCATAGGAAAACCCCTGGAAGGACGCGTCGCCTTTAAGCCAACATCCTCAATAGCACGTCCACAAAAAACCGTGACGAAATCAAAAGAAGACGCCCTATACTCTACTCCAACTCAGGGACGCCATGATCCCTGTGTAGCAATACGAGCCGCTACCGTCGTGGAAGCTATGCTGAATCTTGTTCTTGCAGATCTTATCTTACAACAACGGTGCGCGAAACTATGATCAAGGAAATCCTCACCCAACCCCACAGAGCAAAACTTGTTTCTAACTTTTTCTCAAAGGAGCTCTTCTCCTCTCTCTCTCTGAAAAATCCCCTAGTGATTATTACAGATCATCATATCCAACAGCTCCACCTCCCTCCCATTATCTCCCGTCTAAAACTCCTAGGCTATAAAGTTCTTGTCCTTGCCTTCGCTCCAGGAGAACAAAGTAAAACCTTCGAAGTATTTCTTTCTTTACAGCAACAACTTATCGACCTAGGGATCTCCTCTGGAACACCGATCCTAGGATGGGGTGGCGGTGTCGTTCTGGATATAGCAGGATTTGTCGCTGCTACCTGCTGTCGTGGCGTGCCTCTCTATCTTGTTCCAACTACACTTACTGCCATGATCGATGCCAGCATCGGAGGAAAAAATGGGATTAACCTTCAGGGGGTTAAAAACCGCCTAGGAACCGTGTACCTTCCCAAGGATGTATGGATATGTCCAGAGTTTTTATCAACATTACCGCAACATGAATGGAGCTACGGTATTGCTGAAGCAATAAAGCACGGAGTCATTGCAGATCCCTATATTTGGGAATTTCTCCATACCCACCATCAAGAGGTCTTTTCTTCTCCTAAACTGCTTAAAGAATTGATCCTCAGAAACTGCCAAGTAAAGGCCGCCATCGTAAAAGAAGATCTCCACGATCGTTGCCGAAGGAAAATCCTAAATTTTGGGCATTCTATAGCCCACGCTATCGAAGCCCTCTCCGAGGGACACGTCCCCCATGGAAAAGCTGTAAGCGTTGGCATGATGATAGAAACCCAACTCTCCTTAGCTTGTGGCGTTCTTTGGTCTCCACAAGTCCTTAAAGACTTACGCACACTATTAAAACTCTTTCACCTTCCGACAACTCTCGAAGAGTTACGCACCTCTATCCCACAATCCTTGCATGAACATGTCTATCATCCTGGAAATCTCATGCGCATCTTACACCACGATAAAAAAAATCCCTCTCCAAAAGAGTTCAATATGGTTATGATAGAACGCCTTGGGAAAGCCGCCTCTTTCCAAGGAACATACTGTGCCTCTCCCCGCAGGGAGGTCCTTCTTAAGGTCTTAGAAAATGAATGCTCTCTTATGCGCTACAATTAACGGCCCGACATTTTCACAAGCAAAACAACAAATCCTCGACTCTCTTCCTTTTGTGGACAGCATAGAACTTCGCGTAGATTCTCTATCCACCTTAAGCCCTTCTGCCTTAAGCTTCTTATTAGCTATGGCAAAAGCTCCTATCCTTACATATAAAAAACCTCAAGGCCTCTCCTCTAGTGCCTGGGTAGAGAAAATTCTCTCTTTAGCTGCACTCTCTCCAACATATCTCGATGTGGATATTCAATTTCCTCAAGACGCCCTAAGAAAAATCCGCCTTTCCTATCCCGATATAAAAATCATCCTCTCTCACCATACGGAAACCTATGAAGATCCCCATCATATTTATCATAAAATGCATAGCACCCCTGCGCACTACTACAAAATCGTAACTTACTCAGAAACTCCCCTACAAACTCTACGCTTTGTACACGCTGCGCGCTCCTTACCTCCCCAAGCTACAGCCCTATGCCTTGGGGAACATAGCCTCGCCTCAAGAGTCCTGTCTCCTTTAATGGGGAACGCAATGAATTACGCTGCAGGACGCCATGCTTCTCCCGCAGCTCCCGGGCAGCCCCACCTTGATGATCTCCTTGCATATAACTATAAAAATCTCTCCCAAGAGGCTGAAATTTATGCTCTTATTGGCAACCCTGTAGACCGCAGTCCAAGCCACATTACCCACAACAAATTCTTTTCTAAACTCCTTATCAAAGCAAGCTACATAAAAATCCCTCTATCCCCAGAGCAACTTACTGAGTTTTTCATTATTTTACGTACTCTTCCCTTTCGAGGTCTGAGCGTAACCATGCCATTAAAAGTTCCCGTCATGGACTATATGGATATCTTAGATCCCTCAGCACAACTCTGCGGTGCTGTGAATACCATTCTCTTTCATGAAGACGTCTTATATGGATACAACACCGATGGGCAAGGAGCCTTCAATCTTCTTGTTCGCAAAGGTGTCGCTATTAAAAACAAACATGTCGCAATTTTAGGGGCCGGGGGTGCAGCAAGATCCCTCGCGGTGACTCTTGCACACCACGGCGCCTATATCCACATTTTCAACAGAACCTTCCAAAATGCAGAGTCCTTGGCAAAGCTCTGCAATGGCACCGCTCACCCTCTAAAAGATCTTCGAGGATTTGCTAGCGATCTCCTAATCAACACCCTCCCTCCAGAAATAGGATTTCCCTGGGAATTTCCTCCAATAATCTTGGATATCAATACTTTCCCCAAAAACACCCCCTACCTACTTAAAGCTCAACAGCTCGGTGTTCGCGTGTTTCATGGCTACGAGATGTTTATAGAACAAGCCCTACTGCAGTTTTCCCTATGGTTTCCAGAGCTCTCCTCGCAGCACCTTCAGCTGTTTAGGGAAAATGTCGAATCTCTTATGCATGCGTTGGATCCATGATGATGCGTATACTTTGGATATTCCTAGCTGTTTCCTTAAATCTCTACGGCTCCACATCACGCTATGCCCAGGTGAAATCGATTCACGAAGTCGCTGGGGACATCCTCTATGACCCTGAGGAATTTTGGCTGATTTTCGATCTTGACGATACACTATTTCAAGGTGCAGAAGCCCTGACGCACTCTAAGTGGCTTCATCATACCCTAGAAGGACTTCTCCACCATGGCGTAACAAAACAAGAAGCATGGGAAACTCTAGTTCCCTACTGGTTAGAGCTACAGGAGATGGGCTCTGTAAAATCTATAGAAACCGCTATCAATATTTTAATCCAAAGAATCCAAGAACAAGGAAAGCCCGTTTTTGCCTATACTGAACGGCCTAGACGCTCTAAAGATCTCACTCTAAGGCAACTTCAAGCTGTACACCTTTCGTTATCACCTACTGCTCCAAAAGTTGCAGCGCTTCCAGATTCGCTTATATATGAGGCGGGGGTACTCTTCGCTGAGGAATACAACAAAGGTTTAGGACTGAAGCTTTTCTTAGATTCTCTAGATTCCCTCCCTAAGAAAATTATCTATATCGA
This genomic stretch from Chlamydia pecorum E58 harbors:
- the bioA gene encoding adenosylmethionine--8-amino-7-oxononanoate transaminase is translated as MVSHFTSKTASIWHPFSQPGIDPDPVLISRGEGAYLYSESGERYLDAISSWWCNLHGHAHPYIAQRLSEQAFNLEHVIFANFTHAPAKELISRLASVLPEVLQHFFFSDNGSTAIEVALKIAMQYFYNLGIERPKIAALTHGYHGDTFGAMSVSQRELFSTPFTPWLFPCESLLPPSYGQEERAIAQADKLFSQGNIAAFIYEPILQGAGGMRIYNPEGLDAMLSSAKRHGVVCIADEILTGFGRTGPMFASEYLKVSPDILCLSKGLTGGFLPLALTVTTEEIHQAFVSRDRKKALLHGHTYTGNPLGCAAALASLDLTLSPQCLQQRSMIENSHKRFVEKFGSHWSRCESLGTVLVVDFPEEQATTKYFSRFRDSLNQFFLERHLLLRPLGNTLYVLPPYCIKEEELSYIYSQLQEALCLQS
- a CDS encoding aminotransferase class I/II-fold pyridoxal phosphate-dependent enzyme, whose product is MSFQCFLKDSLEKRKENNTYRKLISLPNLKDFTSNDYLGFARSQELCTAILQKCASTSSLGATGSRLLTGHSQYYEDLESSIAQTHHAENALIFNSGYTANLGLLSTIASPEDRFIHDLYIHASMHDGIRLSKARSFPFRHNDIHHLQQRLETPHSGRTFVCVESVYSLHGSVAPLIEIQELCERYEAQLIVDEAHALGIFGDHGEGLVTMLGLQDKVLATLYTFGKALGMHGAAIACSTTLKHYLINFCRPFIYTTALPSSSLISIDLAYQHNYDAVELRKHLSYLISFFRQQAEELGISLPKGNALSPIQSICIPRASRIRQVSQYLQESGFDVRPILSPTVRQNQELLRICIHTFNTKEEISQVLLLISQALSCVSLL
- the bioD gene encoding dethiobiotin synthase is translated as MMRIVVVGIHTEVGKTLVSAILTKMLHAEYWKVLQAGSLDQTDSATVSRLSGAYCHPEAYQFSSPLSPHQAARIDQIPIDVEKFCLPETSSPLIIETAGGMLSPCGETLLQGDVFASWSCSWLLVSRAYLGSINHTLLTLEALRSRKIHVLGMILNNYSEEEELWLQKMTGLPLLGSLRQEQEVTPELVLSYANNWKELWSRTSHLKQLLSGIPSLSQA
- the bioB gene encoding biotin synthase BioB gives rise to the protein MTEDIVLWTLEMLKEVYHTPLFELIHKANATLRKHFPPSELQTCYLVSVKSGGCVEDCAYCAQSSKYQTHVKAEPMMKIVDVLERAKRAKELGVTRICLGASWRNVKDDHFFDRVLTMVKAITDMGLEVCCTLGMLNEEQAAKLYDAGLYAYNHNLDSSPEFYQTIITTRSYQERLDTLDVINKSGISTCCGGIIGMGESVEDRLKLLYMLATRDHIPESIPINMLYPIEGTPLQDQPPLPFWELLRTIATTRIAFPRSMVRLAAGRAFLSIEQQTLCFLCGANSIFYGEKLLTVQNNDVDEDAEMIQTLGLIPRPSFSIQRGNPSCHSSVS
- the aroB gene encoding 3-dehydroquinate synthase, producing MIKEILTQPHRAKLVSNFFSKELFSSLSLKNPLVIITDHHIQQLHLPPIISRLKLLGYKVLVLAFAPGEQSKTFEVFLSLQQQLIDLGISSGTPILGWGGGVVLDIAGFVAATCCRGVPLYLVPTTLTAMIDASIGGKNGINLQGVKNRLGTVYLPKDVWICPEFLSTLPQHEWSYGIAEAIKHGVIADPYIWEFLHTHHQEVFSSPKLLKELILRNCQVKAAIVKEDLHDRCRRKILNFGHSIAHAIEALSEGHVPHGKAVSVGMMIETQLSLACGVLWSPQVLKDLRTLLKLFHLPTTLEELRTSIPQSLHEHVYHPGNLMRILHHDKKNPSPKEFNMVMIERLGKAASFQGTYCASPRREVLLKVLENECSLMRYN
- a CDS encoding shikimate kinase, with the protein product MKIFLCGLPTSGKSLLGKAFADFLSYTFFDLDDLIIKNYGEGIHTTTAKMFLAYGNATFCHWEAQILHSIPDYNSVVALGGGTLMHNETYQEIRNKGPLVFLSLPLPIVKQRLQTRGLPEKLKEEQAQSSLEEALKKRIKHMKTLATHTFLMDTVILSDPHSLTDACAALRTLLNL
- a CDS encoding DUF2608 domain-containing protein, which codes for MRILWIFLAVSLNLYGSTSRYAQVKSIHEVAGDILYDPEEFWLIFDLDDTLFQGAEALTHSKWLHHTLEGLLHHGVTKQEAWETLVPYWLELQEMGSVKSIETAINILIQRIQEQGKPVFAYTERPRRSKDLTLRQLQAVHLSLSPTAPKVAALPDSLIYEAGVLFAEEYNKGLGLKLFLDSLDSLPKKIIYIDNLKENVLRIGELCKNRGIPYFGITYTAQQFLPPVYLPEIAKVQYTFSKKLLSNEAAALLLRHQMHE
- the aroC gene encoding chorismate synthase, whose product is MKNRFGSLFSFTTWGEAHGPSIGVVIDGCPAGIPLTQEDFLPAMGRRRPGREGTSPRKEPDVVHILSGVYQGVTTGTPIALQIFNMDVDSSPYEKYKHLYRPGHGQFSYERKFGIVDPYGGGRSSARETACRVAAGVVAAKFLAHLEIYSLAYLSEIGPLTTREFFPFTEELAKYIHNSPYNSPLEETEIRKLLHSLKEERDSLGGVVSFITSPLHEPLGEPLFDKIQALLAHAMMSIPAAKGFEIGLGFASAAMRGSQYTDPFVLGNDGAISLLTNHCGGTLGGITIGKPLEGRVAFKPTSSIARPQKTVTKSKEDALYSTPTQGRHDPCVAIRAATVVEAMLNLVLADLILQQRCAKL
- a CDS encoding bifunctional 3-dehydroquinate dehydratase/shikimate dehydrogenase, encoding MNALLCATINGPTFSQAKQQILDSLPFVDSIELRVDSLSTLSPSALSFLLAMAKAPILTYKKPQGLSSSAWVEKILSLAALSPTYLDVDIQFPQDALRKIRLSYPDIKIILSHHTETYEDPHHIYHKMHSTPAHYYKIVTYSETPLQTLRFVHAARSLPPQATALCLGEHSLASRVLSPLMGNAMNYAAGRHASPAAPGQPHLDDLLAYNYKNLSQEAEIYALIGNPVDRSPSHITHNKFFSKLLIKASYIKIPLSPEQLTEFFIILRTLPFRGLSVTMPLKVPVMDYMDILDPSAQLCGAVNTILFHEDVLYGYNTDGQGAFNLLVRKGVAIKNKHVAILGAGGAARSLAVTLAHHGAYIHIFNRTFQNAESLAKLCNGTAHPLKDLRGFASDLLINTLPPEIGFPWEFPPIILDINTFPKNTPYLLKAQQLGVRVFHGYEMFIEQALLQFSLWFPELSSQHLQLFRENVESLMHALDP
- the aroA gene encoding 3-phosphoshikimate 1-carboxyvinyltransferase, with the translated sequence MRTYKVSPSSICGNVLISPSKSHSLRAILLASVAQGTSEIHNYLVSPDTDAVIQACRQLGAKIKRTPKTLYISGTSFPIFPDHTVINAGNSGIALRFLTALACMFSKNITLTGSPYLQRRPMAPLIQALENFGASFTFSTHAPLPFSLNGPLCSGYTDVDGSDSQFASALALACSLAEGPFSFTILNPKERPWFALTLWWLEQLSLPYTCSEHTYSFPGNSRPLGFSHTVSGDYSSASFIAAAAILSKSSRPTHLYNLNPRDIQGDKELLFLLKKLGASIEFDAEKLTIFPSSLSGGSIDMDLFIDALPILAVLCCSADSPSHLYNARSARSKESDRIETITEELQKMGACIQPTHDGLIINPGPLHGAKLNSHNDHRIAMALTIAAMNASGESLICDTDCVRKSFPKFSQILQSLGGKICEDISLWPSYKWEIATGQSLC